Proteins from a single region of Methanobacterium sp.:
- a CDS encoding HesA/MoeB/ThiF family protein: MPKRYEGMAYWEIVSRQMGVVTKSKQERIKDAKITVIGCGGIGGATTEMLIRMGIGNLKIIDKDTFNVSNINRQLMSSFYSVGKSKVNTTYEILKSINPFTNIEAIEEEVNESNVERIIEGSDIVIDALDNLLTRIIVSRSARDSGIPFIHGAIHGTKGQMSVFTEDTPTYEELFKLPSLGKDLTEDVISEVNAMGAEVPPVIAPIPNIVGCLQAFEAFKLITLQGEPVMAPDVLIFDLLGKEPFSTVRF, from the coding sequence ATGCCAAAACGATATGAAGGAATGGCTTACTGGGAAATTGTAAGCAGGCAAATGGGAGTTGTGACCAAATCAAAACAAGAAAGAATTAAGGATGCCAAAATCACTGTTATCGGCTGTGGCGGAATTGGCGGTGCCACTACTGAAATGCTCATAAGGATGGGGATTGGAAACCTCAAAATAATTGATAAAGACACATTTAATGTATCTAATATTAACCGACAGCTCATGAGCAGCTTCTACAGTGTTGGAAAATCCAAAGTAAATACCACATATGAAATTCTAAAGTCAATAAACCCTTTTACAAATATTGAGGCAATTGAAGAAGAGGTAAATGAAAGTAATGTGGAGAGAATCATTGAAGGCAGCGATATTGTTATTGATGCCCTTGACAATCTCCTAACAAGAATTATAGTAAGTAGAAGTGCAAGAGATTCAGGTATCCCCTTTATTCATGGAGCAATTCATGGAACAAAGGGTCAGATGAGTGTTTTCACAGAAGATACTCCCACCTATGAGGAACTGTTCAAATTACCTTCTCTTGGAAAAGATTTAACTGAAGATGTGATATCGGAAGTTAATGCTATGGGCGCTGAAGTGCCCCCTGTTATCGCCCCAATTCCAAATATTGTTGGCTGCTTACAGGCATTTGAAGCTTTTAAACTCATTACCCTGCAGGGAGAGCCTGTCATGGCGCCAGATGTTTTGATATTCGATCTTTTAGGTAAGGAACCATTTTCAACCGTCAGATTTTAA